The Pseudomonas berkeleyensis genome includes a region encoding these proteins:
- a CDS encoding DUF2782 domain-containing protein, with product MGTLNRLLLVSLMACLPLAAQAEDPVSADPDVTIRQDGDRTIQEYRVNGFLYAIKVIPKNGKPYFLVRADGSDGNFVRSDDPDMLIPSWEIFSW from the coding sequence ATGGGTACGCTGAATCGCCTGTTGCTGGTCAGCCTTATGGCCTGTCTTCCGCTTGCCGCTCAAGCCGAGGATCCGGTTTCCGCCGATCCCGACGTGACCATTCGCCAGGATGGCGACCGCACCATTCAGGAATACCGGGTCAATGGCTTCCTCTACGCCATCAAGGTGATTCCGAAGAACGGTAAACCCTATTTTCTCGTTCGCGCCGATGGCAGCGATGGCAACTTCGTACGTTCGGACGATCCGGACATGTTGATCCCGTCCTGGGAAATCTTTAGCTGGTAA
- the polA gene encoding DNA polymerase I — MSQAPLVLVDGSSYLYRAFHALPPLTTSKGMPTGAVKGVLNMLKSLRKQYPNSPFAVVFDAKGGTFRDELFAEYKANRPSMPDELRVQVEPLHASVRALGLPLLCVEGVEADDVIGTLARQAAGEKRDVIISTGDKDMAQLVCPHVTLVNTMTGSVYDADGVKEKFGVGPELIIDYLALMGDKVDNIPGVPGVGEKTALGLLVGVGGGLDVIYANLDKVPELPIRGAKGLPAKLEEHREMAYLSYQLATIKTDVPLNIEIESLHPGEPDQAALVELYGELEFKNWLDDLLRQNKALAAKAAAPAGDLFAEPTGESVEEAAEPAPASSGDYQLVLEQAQFDAWLKKLEQAELIAFDSETTSIDAQQAQLVGLSFAVKAGEAAYIPLAHSYMGVPQQLDRDAVLKALKPILEDPAKAKVGQHAKYDINVLANASTPIAVQGMAFDTMLESYVLDSTATRHDMDSLALKYLNHSTIRFEDIAGKGAKQLTFDQIALEQAGPYAAEDADVTLRLHQELWSRLEAVPSLAKVLRDIEIPLVPVLARIERNGALVDAKLLGEQSVELGEKLVELERKAFEIAGEEFNLASPKQLGVILYEKLGYPVISKTAKGQPSTAEAVLAELAEQDFELPKVLMQYRSLSKLKSTYTDKLPEQINPRTGRIHTSYHQAVAATGRLSSSDPNLQNIPIRTAEGRRIRQAFVAPKGYRLMAADYSQIELRIMAHLAKDEGLLDAFRHDLDVHKATAAEVFGVLLNEVTSDQRRKAKAINFGLIYGMSAFGLAKQIDVERKEAQAYIDRYFARYPGVLTYMESTRAQAAEQGYVETVYGRRLYLPEIHAQNQAMRKGAERAAINAPMQGTAADIIKRAMIAVDGWLQDSGIDARIILQVHDELVLEVREELIDEVSAKIKSLMSGAANLDVPLLVEVGVGANWDEAH; from the coding sequence ATGAGCCAAGCCCCCCTCGTTCTGGTCGACGGTTCCTCGTACCTGTACCGCGCCTTCCACGCCCTGCCGCCGCTGACCACTTCCAAGGGCATGCCCACCGGAGCGGTGAAGGGCGTGCTGAACATGCTCAAAAGCCTGCGCAAGCAGTACCCGAACAGCCCCTTCGCAGTGGTCTTCGACGCCAAGGGAGGCACCTTCCGTGACGAGCTGTTCGCCGAGTACAAGGCCAATCGCCCGTCCATGCCGGACGAGTTGCGCGTCCAGGTCGAGCCGCTGCATGCCAGCGTGCGCGCCCTCGGTCTACCGCTGCTGTGCGTCGAAGGCGTAGAGGCCGATGACGTGATCGGCACCCTGGCCCGTCAGGCGGCCGGGGAAAAGCGCGACGTGATCATCTCCACCGGCGACAAGGACATGGCACAGCTGGTCTGCCCGCACGTTACGCTGGTCAACACCATGACCGGTAGTGTCTATGACGCCGATGGCGTGAAAGAGAAATTCGGTGTCGGCCCTGAGCTGATCATCGACTACCTGGCGCTGATGGGCGACAAGGTCGACAACATTCCGGGCGTACCCGGTGTGGGCGAAAAAACCGCCCTCGGCCTGCTGGTTGGCGTCGGCGGTGGCCTCGACGTGATCTACGCCAACCTCGACAAGGTGCCCGAGCTGCCGATCCGTGGTGCCAAGGGCCTGCCGGCCAAGCTCGAGGAGCACCGCGAGATGGCCTACCTGTCATATCAACTGGCGACCATCAAGACCGACGTGCCGCTGAATATCGAAATTGAATCGCTGCATCCCGGCGAGCCGGATCAGGCTGCGCTGGTCGAGCTGTACGGCGAACTGGAGTTCAAGAACTGGCTGGACGATCTGTTGCGGCAGAATAAGGCGCTGGCAGCCAAGGCTGCTGCGCCGGCTGGTGATCTGTTCGCCGAGCCGACAGGTGAAAGCGTTGAGGAAGCCGCCGAGCCAGCGCCAGCCAGTAGCGGTGATTACCAGCTGGTACTGGAGCAAGCGCAGTTCGATGCTTGGCTGAAGAAACTGGAGCAGGCCGAACTGATCGCCTTCGACAGCGAAACCACCAGCATCGACGCCCAGCAGGCGCAGTTGGTCGGTCTGTCCTTCGCGGTCAAGGCGGGCGAAGCGGCCTATATCCCGCTGGCGCATTCCTACATGGGCGTGCCGCAGCAACTCGACCGCGATGCGGTACTCAAGGCGCTCAAGCCGATCCTCGAAGACCCGGCCAAGGCCAAGGTCGGCCAGCACGCCAAGTACGACATCAACGTCCTGGCCAACGCCAGCACACCGATTGCGGTACAGGGCATGGCCTTCGACACCATGCTCGAATCTTACGTGCTGGATTCCACCGCCACCCGCCACGACATGGACAGCCTGGCGTTGAAGTACCTGAACCACAGCACCATCCGTTTCGAAGACATCGCCGGTAAGGGCGCCAAACAGCTGACCTTCGACCAGATTGCCCTGGAGCAAGCCGGCCCGTACGCCGCCGAGGACGCCGACGTGACCTTGCGTCTGCATCAGGAGCTGTGGAGTCGCCTTGAGGCTGTGCCGTCCCTGGCCAAGGTGCTGCGCGACATCGAGATTCCGCTGGTGCCGGTGTTGGCGCGGATCGAGCGCAACGGCGCCCTGGTCGACGCCAAGCTGCTCGGCGAGCAGAGCGTCGAGCTGGGCGAAAAGCTGGTGGAATTGGAGCGCAAGGCGTTCGAGATCGCCGGTGAAGAATTCAACCTGGCTTCGCCCAAGCAACTGGGCGTTATCCTCTACGAAAAACTCGGCTACCCGGTGATCAGCAAGACTGCCAAGGGCCAACCCTCCACCGCCGAAGCGGTGCTGGCAGAACTGGCCGAGCAGGACTTCGAGCTGCCCAAGGTGCTGATGCAGTACCGCTCCTTGAGCAAGCTCAAGAGCACCTACACCGACAAGCTGCCGGAGCAGATCAACCCGCGTACCGGGCGCATCCACACCAGCTACCACCAGGCGGTGGCTGCGACTGGCCGCCTGTCCTCCAGCGACCCGAATCTGCAGAACATCCCGATCCGTACCGCCGAAGGCCGACGTATCCGCCAGGCGTTCGTCGCGCCGAAAGGCTACAGGCTGATGGCGGCGGACTACTCGCAGATCGAACTGCGCATCATGGCTCACCTGGCCAAGGACGAAGGTTTGCTGGACGCCTTCCGCCATGACCTGGACGTGCACAAGGCCACGGCCGCCGAAGTCTTCGGTGTGCTGCTGAACGAAGTCACCAGCGATCAGCGGCGCAAGGCCAAGGCCATCAACTTCGGCCTGATCTACGGCATGAGCGCTTTCGGTCTGGCCAAGCAGATCGACGTCGAGCGCAAGGAGGCACAGGCCTATATCGACCGCTATTTCGCCCGCTACCCGGGGGTGCTGACCTACATGGAAAGCACCCGTGCCCAGGCCGCCGAGCAGGGCTATGTGGAGACGGTCTATGGCCGTCGTCTGTACCTGCCGGAAATCCATGCGCAGAACCAGGCCATGCGCAAGGGCGCCGAGCGCGCGGCGATCAACGCGCCGATGCAGGGCACTGCGGCGGACATCATCAAGCGCGCCATGATCGCCGTGGACGGCTGGTTGCAGGACAGCGGCATCGATGCGCGCATCATCCTGCAGGTGCATGACGAACTGGTGCTGGAAGTGCGTGAGGAACTGATCGACGAGGTCAGTGCCAAGATCAAGAGCCTGATGAGTGGCGCAGCCAACCTCGATGTGCCGTTGCTGGTGGAGGTGGGTGTCGGCGCCAATTGGGACGAGGCGCACTAA
- the yihA gene encoding ribosome biogenesis GTP-binding protein YihA/YsxC, whose amino-acid sequence MLPKNPIIGLCQQASFLISAAKVDQCPEDSGLEVAFAGRSNAGKSSALNTLTHASLARTSKTPGRTQLLNFFRLDDERRLVDLPGYGYAKVPIPLKQHWQKHLEAYLGSRESLCGLVLMMDIRHPLTEFDCMMLDWSVASGMPLHILLTKADKLAFGAAKNALLKVRQDIHKQWGEGISIQLFSAPKRMGVDEAQMVLAGWLDLLPEEDEEDAEE is encoded by the coding sequence ATGCTCCCGAAGAACCCCATCATCGGTCTGTGCCAGCAGGCCAGTTTCCTCATCAGTGCCGCCAAGGTCGATCAGTGCCCCGAGGACAGCGGTCTGGAGGTAGCCTTCGCCGGCCGCTCCAACGCCGGCAAGTCGAGCGCGCTCAATACCCTTACCCACGCCAGCCTGGCACGCACCTCGAAAACACCGGGACGCACACAACTGCTCAACTTCTTCCGCCTGGACGATGAGCGCCGCCTGGTCGACCTGCCCGGCTACGGCTATGCCAAGGTGCCGATCCCACTCAAACAACACTGGCAGAAGCACCTGGAGGCCTACCTGGGCAGCCGCGAGAGCCTGTGCGGCCTGGTACTGATGATGGACATCCGCCATCCACTGACCGAGTTCGACTGCATGATGCTGGACTGGTCGGTAGCCAGCGGCATGCCGCTGCACATCCTGCTGACCAAGGCGGACAAACTGGCCTTTGGCGCGGCGAAGAACGCGCTGCTCAAGGTGCGCCAGGACATTCACAAGCAGTGGGGCGAGGGCATCAGCATCCAGCTGTTCTCGGCGCCCAAGCGCATGGGCGTGGATGAAGCACAGATGGTGCTGGCCGGCTGGTTGGATCTGTTGCCGGAAGAGGATGAAGAAGACGCCGAGGAATGA
- a CDS encoding c-type cytochrome, translated as MKKMLLAAAVMTLSFNGYAAQDPQAVYDRACGVCHNGQIPTAPKKGDKAAWEPRLAKGMDTLVQSVTNGLNAMPPRGLCMDCTAEDYQAVIKLMTE; from the coding sequence ATGAAGAAAATGCTGCTTGCAGCTGCCGTCATGACGCTGTCTTTCAACGGCTATGCTGCTCAGGATCCGCAAGCGGTGTATGACCGCGCCTGTGGCGTATGTCACAACGGCCAGATTCCCACGGCACCCAAGAAAGGCGACAAGGCCGCATGGGAACCACGTCTGGCCAAGGGCATGGATACACTGGTGCAGAGCGTCACCAATGGTTTGAATGCCATGCCGCCGCGCGGCCTGTGCATGGACTGCACGGCCGAGGATTACCAGGCGGTCATCAAGCTGATGACCGAATGA
- a CDS encoding c-type cytochrome, which yields MNKVLVSLLLTLGLTGVAQAAGDAEAGQGKVAVCGACHGADGNSPAPNFPKLAGQGERYLLKQLHDIKSGNRQVVEMTGMLDNLSEQDMADIAAYFSSQKMSVGAADPKLVERGEALFRGGKLEEGMPACTGCHSPDGAGLAAAGFPHLGGQHAQYVAKQLTDFREGNRTNDGDAMIMRAIAAKLSNKDIEAVSSFIQGLH from the coding sequence ATGAACAAAGTACTCGTGAGTCTGCTGTTGACCCTGGGCCTCACCGGCGTGGCGCAGGCTGCTGGCGATGCCGAAGCCGGTCAGGGCAAAGTCGCTGTCTGTGGCGCCTGCCATGGCGCCGATGGCAACAGCCCCGCGCCAAACTTCCCCAAACTGGCCGGTCAGGGCGAGCGCTACCTGCTCAAGCAACTGCACGACATCAAGTCCGGTAACCGCCAGGTCGTTGAAATGACCGGCATGCTGGACAACCTCAGCGAGCAGGACATGGCTGACATCGCCGCGTACTTCTCCAGCCAGAAGATGAGCGTCGGTGCTGCCGATCCCAAGTTGGTCGAGCGCGGTGAAGCGCTGTTCCGCGGCGGCAAGCTGGAGGAAGGCATGCCCGCCTGCACCGGTTGCCATTCGCCTGACGGCGCTGGCCTGGCCGCTGCCGGCTTCCCGCACCTGGGTGGCCAGCACGCCCAGTACGTGGCCAAGCAGTTGACCGATTTCCGTGAAGGTAACCGCACCAACGACGGCGACGCTATGATCATGCGCGCCATCGCTGCCAAGCTGAGCAACAAGGATATTGAAGCCGTATCCAGCTTCATCCAGGGTCTGCACTGA
- a CDS encoding thiol:disulfide interchange protein DsbA/DsbL has protein sequence MRNLIFGAALAISSLFGLTAHAEPVAGQQYVELNSPVPVSKPGQVEVVELFWYGCPHCYQFESTLNPWVEKLPEDVNFVRVPALFGGVWNVHGQAFLTLEAMKVEHKVHDAVFNAIHQEKKKLASAEEFADFIATQGVDRDAFLKTFNSFAVKGQMEKAKKLAMAYQITGVPVMIVGGKYRFDIGSAGGPQQTLKVADYLIAKERAAL, from the coding sequence ATGCGTAACCTGATTTTCGGCGCCGCTCTGGCGATCAGCAGCCTGTTCGGCCTCACTGCCCATGCCGAACCGGTCGCCGGCCAGCAGTATGTCGAACTCAATAGCCCGGTGCCGGTGTCCAAGCCGGGCCAGGTCGAAGTGGTCGAGTTGTTCTGGTATGGCTGCCCGCACTGCTACCAGTTCGAATCCACACTCAACCCCTGGGTCGAGAAGCTGCCGGAAGACGTCAACTTCGTTCGCGTCCCGGCATTGTTCGGCGGGGTCTGGAACGTGCACGGTCAGGCATTCCTCACCCTGGAAGCCATGAAGGTCGAGCACAAGGTGCATGACGCCGTGTTCAACGCCATCCACCAGGAGAAGAAGAAGCTGGCCTCTGCCGAAGAGTTCGCCGACTTCATCGCCACCCAGGGCGTTGATCGCGATGCCTTCCTCAAGACCTTCAATTCCTTCGCCGTCAAAGGTCAGATGGAAAAGGCCAAGAAACTGGCCATGGCCTACCAGATCACTGGCGTACCGGTGATGATCGTCGGCGGTAAGTATCGCTTCGATATCGGTTCGGCCGGTGGCCCGCAGCAGACCCTCAAGGTCGCTGATTATCTGATCGCCAAGGAGCGCGCCGCTCTCTAA
- a CDS encoding endonuclease/exonuclease/phosphatase family protein has translation MLRRWRQTRAVGLCDPQVNPHCPPSDDWPADGLLRLLSFNVQVGINTQRYHHYLTRSWQHVLPHAGRAGNLQRIGDLLADFDLVALQEVDGGSLRSGFINQVEYLAQQGAFPYWYQQLNRNLGRFAQHSNGVLSRLRPTLLEDHPLPGPPGRGAIFLRLGEGEHALGVVMMHLALGARTRTRQLAYIRERVSEFRHLVLMGDMNTHANDLLENSPLRDLGLMAPQVEATFPSWRPQRCLDHILLSPELELGRVDVLSQPISDHLPVAVEIRLPKAQSSGQKPISNPPSLG, from the coding sequence ATGCTGCGCCGCTGGCGACAGACCCGTGCGGTTGGCCTGTGTGATCCACAGGTCAACCCGCACTGCCCGCCGAGCGACGACTGGCCCGCTGACGGCCTGCTGCGTCTGCTCAGTTTCAATGTTCAGGTCGGCATCAATACCCAGCGTTACCATCACTACCTGACGCGCAGTTGGCAGCACGTGTTGCCGCATGCCGGGCGTGCCGGCAACCTGCAACGTATTGGCGACCTGCTCGCCGATTTCGACCTGGTGGCGCTGCAGGAAGTCGATGGCGGCAGCCTGCGTTCGGGCTTCATCAACCAGGTGGAATACCTGGCCCAGCAAGGTGCCTTTCCTTACTGGTATCAGCAGCTCAATCGCAACCTCGGGCGTTTCGCCCAGCACAGCAACGGCGTGCTCAGCCGTTTGCGACCGACCCTGCTGGAAGACCACCCATTACCAGGCCCGCCAGGCCGTGGTGCGATTTTTCTGCGCCTGGGTGAGGGTGAGCATGCCCTCGGTGTGGTGATGATGCACCTGGCCCTGGGGGCACGAACCCGTACCCGGCAACTGGCGTACATCCGCGAGCGGGTCAGCGAGTTTCGCCATCTGGTGTTGATGGGCGACATGAATACTCACGCCAACGACCTGTTGGAAAACTCTCCGCTGCGCGATCTGGGCCTGATGGCGCCACAGGTCGAGGCCACCTTTCCCAGTTGGCGACCGCAGCGTTGCCTCGATCATATTCTGCTCAGCCCGGAGCTCGAACTGGGACGGGTCGATGTGCTGAGCCAACCAATCTCCGACCACCTGCCGGTGGCTGTGGAAATCCGTTTGCCGAAGGCTCAAAGTAGTGGCCAAAAGCCCATATCGAACCCGCCTTCTCTCGGATAA
- a CDS encoding GGDEF domain-containing protein, with product MSDAAQRWKDKYLSGLEHQEKLERRWDLRLDLLRRGLVRSSLAAEGTDKAVDQCMKEMREILRRDDMDAPLGELIPRLEKAVLDSEQRRQQRAGEALNALQQMVAQLQRLEPPREVRKALKTLSRQMEEAVSHIHKLPAVLSQLSQLQGQTLDQLRSASPEQPGLLQRLFGTRSDAAAAPVAEPAAASEPAGVPEQTPVLPVRDESLQVSPAPAPAPAPALVSTLTPLEPAAAVAVATSAPASPVAAAKPAALLDSLPLPPGLLGGDEASADAAFALPDREPGYSTVAPHIAESLRLLLAELELPPRHQPQGDALLERLLGPLNWYELVPVLDDLAVLVLAVTDSGQREFAGYLKQLNERLAAFIDTLSAASEGHSESVERARSFNQELREQVTDLQSSVQEAVDLETLKQALEQRLDGLLQSVSAHQRQRDLREEEVGERLQGLVQRVADMEREAQQFRDHIEEQRQKSLLDPLTGLPNRAAWAERLDLEVARRQRYGGQLLLAVLDIDHFKRINDGYGHLAGDRVLKIIAGELQKRLRKTDFIARFGGEEFVLLIPETPLESGLQLLEALRAAIEACPFHFKGEPVTITFSAGIVEFTDGVTSDAVFELADQALYRAKGAGRNRVEQA from the coding sequence ATGAGCGACGCAGCCCAACGTTGGAAAGACAAGTACCTGAGCGGCCTGGAGCACCAGGAAAAGCTTGAGCGACGCTGGGATCTGCGCCTGGATCTGTTGCGCCGTGGCCTGGTGCGCAGCAGCCTGGCCGCCGAGGGCACCGACAAGGCCGTGGATCAGTGCATGAAGGAAATGCGCGAAATCCTCCGGCGCGACGATATGGATGCGCCCCTGGGCGAGCTCATTCCGCGCCTGGAAAAGGCCGTGCTGGATTCCGAGCAGCGCCGCCAGCAGCGCGCTGGGGAAGCGCTGAACGCGTTGCAGCAGATGGTTGCGCAACTCCAGCGGCTGGAGCCGCCGCGCGAAGTACGCAAGGCGCTCAAGACCCTGAGCCGGCAGATGGAAGAAGCCGTCAGCCATATTCACAAGTTGCCTGCGGTACTCAGCCAGCTGAGCCAGCTGCAGGGGCAGACCCTCGATCAGTTGCGTTCGGCGTCGCCGGAGCAACCCGGCTTGTTGCAACGTCTGTTCGGTACACGCAGTGATGCCGCTGCGGCTCCTGTTGCCGAGCCAGCAGCGGCCAGCGAGCCTGCCGGTGTGCCTGAGCAGACGCCAGTGTTGCCGGTACGGGATGAATCGTTGCAGGTTTCCCCAGCCCCAGCCCCAGCCCCAGCCCCAGCCCTTGTCTCAACCCTTACCCCGCTGGAACCGGCCGCTGCGGTCGCGGTTGCTACATCAGCACCCGCCAGCCCTGTTGCCGCCGCGAAACCGGCCGCGCTACTCGACAGCTTGCCGCTACCGCCTGGTCTGCTCGGCGGTGACGAAGCGAGTGCCGATGCGGCGTTCGCCCTGCCGGATCGCGAGCCCGGTTATAGCACCGTCGCGCCGCACATCGCCGAAAGCCTGCGCCTTCTGCTGGCCGAACTGGAACTGCCGCCGCGTCATCAGCCGCAAGGCGACGCCTTGCTGGAGCGCCTGCTCGGGCCACTGAACTGGTACGAGCTGGTGCCCGTGCTGGATGACCTCGCGGTGCTGGTGTTGGCCGTGACCGACAGCGGCCAGCGCGAATTTGCCGGTTATCTCAAGCAGCTCAACGAGCGCCTGGCCGCATTCATCGACACCCTCAGCGCAGCCAGCGAGGGCCATAGCGAGTCTGTCGAGCGTGCTCGAAGCTTCAATCAGGAGCTGCGCGAGCAGGTCACCGACCTGCAGTCCAGCGTGCAGGAGGCCGTGGATCTGGAAACGCTCAAGCAGGCGCTGGAGCAACGCCTCGATGGTCTCCTGCAGAGCGTCAGCGCTCACCAGCGCCAGCGTGACCTGCGCGAGGAAGAAGTGGGTGAGCGCCTGCAGGGACTGGTGCAGCGCGTGGCTGACATGGAGCGCGAAGCGCAGCAGTTTCGCGATCATATCGAGGAGCAGCGGCAGAAGTCCCTGCTCGACCCGCTGACCGGACTACCCAATCGCGCGGCCTGGGCTGAGCGCCTGGACCTGGAGGTTGCGCGCCGCCAGCGCTATGGCGGGCAGTTGCTGCTGGCGGTGCTGGACATCGATCACTTCAAGCGCATCAACGATGGCTACGGTCATCTGGCCGGTGATCGTGTATTGAAAATCATCGCCGGCGAGCTGCAGAAGCGCCTGCGCAAGACCGATTTCATCGCGCGTTTCGGCGGCGAGGAGTTCGTTCTGCTGATCCCCGAGACGCCCCTGGAGAGTGGGCTGCAACTGCTCGAGGCGTTGCGTGCGGCAATCGAGGCGTGTCCCTTCCACTTCAAGGGTGAGCCGGTGACCATCACCTTCTCGGCGGGCATCGTCGAGTTCACCGATGGCGTGACCAGTGATGCCGTGTTCGAACTCGCCGATCAGGCGCTGTACCGCGCCAAGGGTGCTGGCCGTAACAGGGTCGAGCAAGCGTAG
- a CDS encoding nucleobase:cation symporter-2 family protein, with amino-acid sequence MTSTPTTSRPEDENLGTGANLLYGLQHVLTMYGGIVAVPLIVGQAAGLSSADIGLLIAASLFVGGAATLLQTLGLPFFGCQLPLVQGVSFASVATIVAIVGANGGEGGLPVVFGAVIGAALIGLLITPIFSKITKFFPPLVTGIVITTIGLTLMPVAARWAMGGNSSAEDFGSMANIGLAAFTLATVLLLSKVGSATISRLSILLAMVIGTLVALAFGMADFSRIGEGPVLAFPTPLHFGMPVFEAAAIISMLIVVMVILVETSADILAVGDIIDTKVDSKRLGNGLRADMISSLVAPLFGSFTQSAFAQNVGLVAVTGVKSRYVVATGGLILVTLGLLPIMGRVIAAVPTSVLGGAGIVLFGTVAASGIRTLAKVDYRNNMNLVIVATSIGFGMIPIAMPSFYHHFPAWFETIFHSGISSAAIMAILLNLLFNHFTAGNSDQQSVFVAGTERSLRYRDIAALHDGDHFVGGKLYDAQGNEVPLQDEDDHAPQSRSSAAGSPSPAKAVS; translated from the coding sequence ATGACCTCTACCCCTACCACGTCACGCCCAGAGGATGAAAACCTCGGCACGGGCGCCAACCTGCTCTATGGCCTACAACACGTCCTGACCATGTACGGCGGCATCGTCGCTGTGCCTCTGATCGTCGGCCAGGCCGCTGGCCTGTCGTCCGCCGACATCGGCTTGCTGATTGCGGCATCCCTGTTCGTTGGTGGCGCGGCGACCCTGCTGCAGACGCTCGGCCTGCCATTTTTCGGCTGCCAGTTGCCGCTCGTGCAGGGCGTGTCCTTCGCCAGCGTGGCGACCATCGTCGCGATAGTCGGTGCCAATGGCGGTGAAGGGGGTCTACCGGTGGTGTTTGGCGCGGTGATAGGCGCCGCGCTGATCGGCCTGTTGATAACGCCGATATTCTCCAAGATCACCAAGTTCTTCCCGCCCTTGGTGACCGGCATCGTCATCACCACCATCGGCCTGACGCTGATGCCGGTGGCGGCACGCTGGGCCATGGGCGGCAACAGCAGCGCAGAAGATTTCGGCAGCATGGCCAATATCGGCCTGGCCGCCTTCACCCTGGCCACCGTGTTGCTGCTGAGCAAGGTCGGTAGCGCGACCATCTCGCGCCTGTCGATTCTGCTGGCGATGGTGATCGGCACCCTGGTCGCCCTGGCGTTCGGCATGGCCGACTTCTCGCGAATCGGCGAAGGCCCGGTGCTGGCCTTCCCCACGCCGCTGCATTTCGGCATGCCGGTGTTCGAGGCCGCCGCGATCATCTCGATGCTGATCGTGGTCATGGTGATTCTGGTGGAAACCTCGGCAGACATTCTCGCCGTCGGCGACATCATCGACACCAAGGTCGATTCCAAACGCCTGGGCAACGGCCTGCGCGCGGACATGATTTCCAGCCTGGTGGCACCGCTATTCGGTTCCTTCACCCAGAGCGCCTTCGCCCAGAACGTCGGCCTGGTAGCCGTCACCGGCGTCAAGAGTCGCTACGTGGTAGCAACCGGCGGCCTAATCCTGGTGACCCTTGGTCTGCTGCCGATCATGGGCCGCGTGATCGCGGCAGTACCGACCTCTGTGCTCGGCGGCGCCGGTATCGTGCTGTTCGGCACGGTGGCGGCCAGCGGCATTCGCACCCTGGCCAAGGTCGATTACCGCAACAACATGAATCTGGTGATCGTCGCCACCTCCATCGGCTTCGGCATGATTCCCATTGCCATGCCGAGCTTCTATCACCACTTCCCGGCCTGGTTCGAAACCATCTTCCACTCGGGCATCAGCTCGGCGGCGATCATGGCCATCCTGCTCAACCTGCTGTTCAACCATTTCACCGCCGGCAACTCGGATCAGCAGTCGGTATTCGTCGCCGGCACCGAGCGCAGCCTGCGTTATCGCGACATCGCCGCGTTGCATGACGGCGATCACTTCGTCGGGGGCAAGCTGTACGACGCCCAGGGCAACGAGGTGCCGTTGCAGGATGAGGACGATCACGCGCCCCAGTCACGAAGTAGCGCCGCGGGCAGCCCGAGCCCGGCGAAGGCCGTATCGTAG
- a CDS encoding MarC family protein, which produces MDIFSIAVLIFLVTDPFGNIAIYIAALKNVEPRRRLWIAARELLFALALLLLFLTFGDKFLSGLGLSREATAIAGAIILFVIAMRLIFPSPQGLLGDVPDGEPMLVPLATPAVAGPSALAVLMTLRNTHTGPLWELYLALILAWAATAFILLQASFLQRFLGTRGLTAVERLMGMLLIMLSVDMLLDNLQSVFGHA; this is translated from the coding sequence ATGGACATCTTCAGCATTGCCGTGCTGATCTTTCTGGTCACCGACCCCTTCGGCAACATCGCCATCTATATCGCCGCGCTGAAGAACGTCGAACCGCGCCGGCGTCTGTGGATCGCTGCGCGCGAACTGTTGTTCGCCCTGGCTCTGTTGCTGCTGTTTCTCACCTTTGGTGACAAATTCCTCAGCGGCCTGGGTCTGTCGCGGGAGGCAACGGCGATTGCCGGCGCTATCATCCTGTTCGTCATCGCCATGCGCCTGATCTTCCCCAGCCCGCAGGGCCTGCTCGGCGACGTGCCGGATGGCGAGCCGATGCTGGTGCCGCTGGCGACCCCGGCAGTGGCCGGGCCCTCGGCGCTGGCCGTGCTGATGACCCTGCGCAATACCCACACCGGGCCGCTCTGGGAGCTTTATCTGGCGCTGATCCTGGCCTGGGCGGCGACGGCATTCATCCTGCTGCAGGCATCGTTCCTGCAGCGCTTTCTTGGAACCCGCGGGTTGACGGCGGTGGAGCGGCTGATGGGCATGCTGCTGATCATGCTCAGCGTCGACATGCTGCTCGACAACCTGCAAAGCGTATTCGGTCACGCATGA